CAGCACGCAGAGTATTTGTTCACGGAGTTGATAATTTCTACGATCGGGTTGAAGAGAAGATCTGGGATATTGCCGGGTTTTTGACCAAAAAATTTAAAAATCCGATGTTATGGCTCAATCCATTTACAGATCGTAAAAATGTAGCTTCACGCTACAGCCCGTCGATGGAAGTCATTATGAGCTTCATTCTATTTACAATATTGGTGTTTTCGCTCGTCTACCTTACATGAGAAAAAGAAGTCCGGCAAACTGTTATGAGTCGGCCGGACTGACAACATAAAATAAATTGTTAAAACAGTGAGTTGAGAGTAAATATACTCCACTTATTGGCCGGATTGTGGATCCGGTGCAAGCAACATCATGTAACTATTTAATCTTACTGAAAGGGAATTTTCTATGAATATGAAATGGGAAGAAACGATTGCGCACTATGCAAAAAAATCTAATATCAGTGAACCACTAACGGGTAAACTAACCTCCCTGACGGCACTTCTTGAAGATTATCTTGTTCACAACGATAAAGAACCGCTTCGTGAACTGGCAGCCAACCTACCGGATCAGGCAGCATCCGCTCTCGATCAAAATGGAGGGAAAGCAAACCGGGAGCTGGTAGAAAAAATAAACAGTCTGTCATCAGACGAAATCAGAGGACTTTTACGGCTTACTACAATATTTTTCCATCTCGTAAACTCTCTTGAACAGCACGAGATTATCCGCATAAACAGAGAGCGTTCTAAAACCATTGATGTTGAAAATCCCAGAGCTGAAAGTATAGCCGACGCACTGCGATATTTCAAAGAAAAAGAGATGAGCTACGATGAAGCACTCGAATTATTTAAAAAGCTCGATATTCAGCCAACGGTTACAGCTCACCCAACAGAGGCGCGTCGCAGAAGTGTTCTTTACAAACAGGAAAGTATAACTTCCAAAATTAACCTGTTAGAAAATGAAAACCTTACTCCCAACGAAAAAGATGCTTATCTGCATCAGGTAGTCAATGAAATTGCTCTGTTGATCTCTACCGATGAGGTACGCCCGGAACGTCTCACGGTTGAAGATGAAGTTGAAAACGGTCTCTTCTTTTTTTCCAATACCATTTGGGAAACAGTTCCAAGACTTTATGATGACATCCGGTCTGCTTTTTCTCAGCAATACAATAAAACTCCGGATTTGCCAATCGTTTTGAGATATCGCTCTTGGATAGGAAGCGATCGTGATGGCAATCCAAATGTAACCCGCGACGTTACGTGGAAAACACTAATCTATCACAGACGTGTAGCGCTGAAACTCTATCTGAGAGACCTCAGAATGATTCGCCGATATTTATCAGTGTCCAAAAACTTTGTTGAAGTTCCGGAAAAACTGCAGAAATCGCTTAAAAAAGATGAACAGGATGTTCCTTTAAGTGAGCAATACAAGCGGCCATATAAGAATGAACCGTTTCGCAGAAAGATCACGCACATTATGCACAGGCTGCAAAACATGCTGGATGATTTGGATCAGCCTGAACAAGAGATATTGGCATCAGCAACATACAGAGCCTCAGATTTTGGAAAAGATTTAGAGTTAATCGCTGACTCTTTAAAAGAGTCGGGTCTGGAAGACGTAGCCCGTTTTGGAGACTTTAATGATCTCATAATTCGGGCTAAAACGTTCGGTTTTCACATGGCAGCACTTGATATCCGCCAGCACAGTGGCCGCCACGAAAGTGCCGTTAGTGAACTGTTATCTGCTGCTAATGTTCATACCGACTATGAATCGTTAAGCGAGCAAGAAAAAGTGGACCTTTTGATGTCTGAGCTTCGTAATCCACGACCGCTCGCGCCGGTAAATGCAAAACTGAGTGAACCTACCGAGGAAATTCTTAATGTATTCCGGCTTATTATCACTTTAAAAGAGCTGGACGAAAATTCTTTTGGCAGTTATATCATCAGTATGACACATGGTGTCAGTGATATGCTTGAGGTTGTTCTTCTTGCCAAAGAGACCGGTCTCTGGAGAATGGAAAATGGAAAAGTTGAAAGTGAAATCGATGTCGTTCCGCTGTTTGAAACCATTGAGGATTTGGACAAAAGTGCCGAACAGATGCAAAACATACTTTCAAACCCGGTGTATAAAGAGCAGGTTAAAGCAAGAAACGATTTTCAGGAAATTATGCTCGGTTATTCAGACAGTAATAAAGATGGCGGGTACTGGATGGCCAACTGGGCTCTTCAAAAAGCTCAGCTCGAACTGGGTGAGGTTCTTCGGGAAAACAAGATTGACTTCAGACTATTCCATGGTCGAGGTGGGTCTGTAGGTCGCGGCGGTGGCCGATCCAATCGTGCTATATTGGGGCTTCCCTCAATTAGTAATAATGGACGCATTCGATTTACCGAGCAAGGAGAAATTATTTCCTTTCGATACTCACTGCCGGAAATTACGCGTCGCCACCTCGAACAGATTGTGAATGCCGTTGCAAGGGTTACAGCCGGCGAAGGCCAGAAACCCATTGTTGAGGGCGACGAAACCGAATCGATCATGAACCGGATAGCCGAGGGTTCGATGAAGGCGTATAGAGACTTAATCGATGACGAAGAGTTTTGGCCATGGTTCAAAAAAATCACTCCTGTGGAGCATATCGGTAATTTACCCATTGCTTCCCGTCCGGTTTCGAGAGGTGGAAAAAAAGGCCTTCAGTTTGAAAATCTAAGAGCAATCCCTTGGGTTTTCGGTTGGACACAGGTGCGATATAATGTACCGGGTTGGTTCGGTCTGGGTGCGTCTCTCGAAAAACTTCTGGAGGAGAAACCGGAAACGATGGATCTCCTTAAAAAGTGGTATAAGGAGTGGAGCTTTTTCGGTACCATTGTCGATAATGCCCAGCGAGAAATAGCCCGAACACATCTGCTTACTTCGCAAATGTATAGCGAGAGATCTGATAAGCGACTCCACGAACGGATTATCAAAGATTTTGAGAAGTCCAGGGAGATTATATTGAAAATAACGGAGCAGGAAGATATTCTCGACAGCCGGAAAGTCATTCAAAACTCTATTGCTTTCAGAAATATCTTCACCTATCCGCTAAATCTTATTCAGGTTGAACTGTTGAACAGAAAAGACAGTGCAGAAAGTGAAGAGGAGCTGCAACAACTTAAACAACTGATATTCCTAAGTATCAACGGGGTTGCAGCGGCTATGCAGAGTACGGGATAATCAATATCTAAGGGAAGGTTTTCAACTGCCTTCCCTTATACAAAAAAAGATTTTCTCAGATAATAGACATTGGATAACAAAACCCTTATAATATAGAACACAATATAACAACACCCGGTAAGCCTTTCTTGAGACTGACGCGTTAATTCAACTCTACTCTTCTGAAATACCCTTTATTGGGTGACTAATAATACCAATACAATACAATGACACAACAAGGAACAGTTAAGTGGTTTGATGCTGAAAAAGGATTTGGATTCATTAAACCTAACGACGGAAGCAAAGACATTTTCGTCCACAGAAATAATGTAAATAACCTAGCTCCTAAC
This is a stretch of genomic DNA from Rhodohalobacter barkolensis. It encodes these proteins:
- a CDS encoding cold-shock protein, encoding MTQQGTVKWFDAEKGFGFIKPNDGSKDIFVHRNNVNNLAPNQGLEDGEEVEFDVEETPKGLSAVDVNSLTYE
- the ppc gene encoding phosphoenolpyruvate carboxylase, yielding MNMKWEETIAHYAKKSNISEPLTGKLTSLTALLEDYLVHNDKEPLRELAANLPDQAASALDQNGGKANRELVEKINSLSSDEIRGLLRLTTIFFHLVNSLEQHEIIRINRERSKTIDVENPRAESIADALRYFKEKEMSYDEALELFKKLDIQPTVTAHPTEARRRSVLYKQESITSKINLLENENLTPNEKDAYLHQVVNEIALLISTDEVRPERLTVEDEVENGLFFFSNTIWETVPRLYDDIRSAFSQQYNKTPDLPIVLRYRSWIGSDRDGNPNVTRDVTWKTLIYHRRVALKLYLRDLRMIRRYLSVSKNFVEVPEKLQKSLKKDEQDVPLSEQYKRPYKNEPFRRKITHIMHRLQNMLDDLDQPEQEILASATYRASDFGKDLELIADSLKESGLEDVARFGDFNDLIIRAKTFGFHMAALDIRQHSGRHESAVSELLSAANVHTDYESLSEQEKVDLLMSELRNPRPLAPVNAKLSEPTEEILNVFRLIITLKELDENSFGSYIISMTHGVSDMLEVVLLAKETGLWRMENGKVESEIDVVPLFETIEDLDKSAEQMQNILSNPVYKEQVKARNDFQEIMLGYSDSNKDGGYWMANWALQKAQLELGEVLRENKIDFRLFHGRGGSVGRGGGRSNRAILGLPSISNNGRIRFTEQGEIISFRYSLPEITRRHLEQIVNAVARVTAGEGQKPIVEGDETESIMNRIAEGSMKAYRDLIDDEEFWPWFKKITPVEHIGNLPIASRPVSRGGKKGLQFENLRAIPWVFGWTQVRYNVPGWFGLGASLEKLLEEKPETMDLLKKWYKEWSFFGTIVDNAQREIARTHLLTSQMYSERSDKRLHERIIKDFEKSREIILKITEQEDILDSRKVIQNSIAFRNIFTYPLNLIQVELLNRKDSAESEEELQQLKQLIFLSINGVAAAMQSTG